A window of Lepidochelys kempii isolate rLepKem1 chromosome 1, rLepKem1.hap2, whole genome shotgun sequence contains these coding sequences:
- the WDR3 gene encoding WD repeat-containing protein 3 isoform X4 translates to MTLLCCMVLILQGLKQEVTSLCPSPDGLHLAVGYEDGSIRVFSLLSGEGNVTFNGHKAAVMTLQYDHLGGRLVSGSKDTDVIVWDVINESGLYRLRGHKDAVTQALFLREKNLLVTSGKDTLVKWWDLDTQHCFKTLVGHRTEVWGLTFVSQEKRLITGAADSELRVWNITYIQEQATDPNEPESKKSKGSPAKAEQTSEVDETSDLDETPEERLLRCNKAGSIMREGRDRVVTLATDRTGRILACHGTDSVLEVFCVLTEDEICKKMEKKMRKAKKKTKQKSEEEEEEPEGSVEMSLQEEIQRVTSIKASAKIKSFDLILSPKGELKATLLLQNNTIESYILTPSAQVPQVVRASKITIGGHRSDVRTLAFSSDNIAILSAAAESVKIWNRSTLQCIRTMACEYALCSLFVPGDRQVIIGTKTGKLQLYDLASGSLLETLAAHDGALWSISLSPDQRGFVTGGADKCVKFWEFELVKDENGTQKRLSMKQTRILQLDEDVLCVRYSPNQKLLAISLLDCTVKIFYTDTLKFFLSLYGHKLPVLCMDISYDGALIATGSADRNVKIWGLDFGDCHRSLFAHDDSVMTLQFVHKSHLFFTAGKDHKIKQWDADKFEHIQTLEGHHQEVWCLALSPSGDYIVSSSHDKSLRLWERTREPLILEEEREMQREAEYEESVAKEDQPVVAGETQGETGLAGKKTIETVKAAERIMEAIELYREETAKLKEHQAICKAAGKEVPLPVNPILQAYGNISPSVYVLEVFKKVKSSELEESLLVLPFSYVPDLLVLFNEHIQRGSEVELLCRALLFLLRIHFGRITSNQLLVTVIENLKKTTISKVSEVRNVLGFNMAGLQFLRREIEAKDEVTFFADATDRFEEKRRKRKKKEKLVLAMV, encoded by the exons ATGACGCTGCTGTGTTGTATG GTTCTCATCCTTCAGGGTCTCAAGCAGGAGGTCACTTCTCTCTGCCCATCCCCAGATGGGTTGCATTTGGCTGTTGGATATGAGGATGGATCAATCCGTGTCTTCAGCCTCCTAAGTGGTGAAGGGAATGTCACTTTCAATGGACATAAGGCTGCAGTTATGACTCTGCAGTATGATCATCTGGGAGGCAGACTGGTGTCTGGCTCAAAG GACACAGACGTCATTGTGTGGGATGTCATCAATGAGAGTGGGTTGTACCGGCTGAGGGGGCACAAGGATGCTGTCACACAGGCACTCTTCTTGAGAGAGAAGAACCTCCTGGTTACCAG tggtAAAGACACCTTGGTGAAGTGGTGGGACTTGGATACGCAGCACTGCTTCAAAACACTGGTTGGACACCGTACTGag GTGTGGGGACTAACCTTTGTGTCACAAGAGAAGCGTCTCATCACTGGCGCTGCAGACAGTGAGCTCAGGGTGTGGAACATCACCTACATCCAGGAG CAGGCAACAGACCCTAATGAGCCAGAATCCAAGAAAAGCAAAGGGTCTCCAGCTAAAGCAGAACAGACCTCGGAAGTGGATGAGACCTCAGACCTGGATGAGACACCGGAGGAG CGCCTCCTGAGGTGCAACAAAGCTGGCTCCATCATGCGGGAAGGAAGAGACCGAGTAGTTACTCTGGCCACTGACCGGACAGGCAGGATCCTAGCCTGCCAT GGAACAGACTCTGTTCTGGAAGTGTTTTGTGTCCTTACTGAGGATGAAATTTGcaagaaaatggaaaagaaaatgagaaaagcaaagaaaaaaaccaa ACAGAagtctgaggaggaggaagaggagcctgAAGGAAGCGTTGAGATGAGTCTTCAAGAAGAGATTCAACGAGTCACTAGCATCAAAGCTTCTGCTAAAATCAA GTCATTTGACTTGATTCTGTCTCCGAAAGGAGAGCTGAAGGCCACCTTACTGCTCCAGAACAACACCATTGAGTCATACATCCTGACCCCATCAGCACAGGTCCCCCAAGTTGTCCGTGCATCCAAGATAACCATTGGAGGTCACCGCAGTGATGTCAGGACACTGGCTTTTAGCTCCGACAACATTGCCATCCTCTCGGCTGCTGCTGAATCTGTTAAGATCTGGAACAG GTCGACTCTGCAGTGTATCCGGACCATGGCGTGCGAATATGCGCTCTGCTCGCTCTTCGTCCCGGGAGATCGGCAGGTCATCATAGGAACTAAG ACAGGGAAGCTGCAGCTGTATGATTTGGCCTCCGGGAGTCTGCTGGAGACACTTGCAGCACACGATGGGGCCCTGTGGTCCATCTCTCTTTCACCCGACCAG CGTGGCTTTGTAACAGGAGGTGCTGATAAATGTGTCAAGTTTTGGGAGTTTGAGCTGGTGAAGGACGAGAATGGCACACAAAAGAG GCTCTCCATGAAGCAGACGCGCATCTTGCAGCTGGATGAGGACGTTCTCTGTGTGCGTTACAGCCCCAACCAGAAGCTGCTGGCCATCTCCTTATTGGATTGCACTGTGAAAATATTCTACACTGACACGTTGAAG tttttcctgtCTCTGTATGGACACAAGCTGCCAGTGCTCTGTATGGATATCTCCTAT GACGGGGCCCTAATTGCAACTGGCTCTGCTGATAGGAATGTGAAGATCTGGGGCTTGGACTTCGGCGACTGTCACCGATCTCTCTTTGCTCACGATGACAG TGTGATGACCCTCCAGTTTGTGCACAAGTCCCATCTCTTCTTCACGGCCGGGAAGGACCACAAGATTAAGCAGTGGGATGCGGATAAGTTTGAGCACATCCAGACCCTGGAG GGACACCACCAGGAGGTGTGGTGCTTGGCACTCAGTCCGAGCGGAGACTACATCGTGTCTTCATCTCATGATAAATCCCTGCGCCTTTGGGAAAGGACAAGGGAGCCACTAATCCTGGAAGAGGAAAGGGAGATG caaagggaagctgaatACGAGGAGAGCGTGGCTAAGGAAGATCAGCCTGTG GTGGCTGGCGAGACCCAGGGAGAGACTGGATTAGCAGGAAAAAAGACCATTGAAACTGTCAAAGCG GCTGAGCGGATCATGGAAGCCATCGAGCTGTACAGAGAAGAGACTGCAAAACTAAAGGAGCACCAGGCCATATGTAAAGCTGCTGGGAAAGAG GTTCCCCTTCCTGTCAACCCCATCCTCCAGGCCTATGGAAATATTTCA CCCTCGGTGTATGTGCTAGAAGTTTTCAAGAAAGTCAAGTCAAG TGAGTTGGAGGAGTCTCTGCTGGTGCTGCCCTTCTCGTATGTGCCTGACCTGCTTGTGCTCTTTAATGAGCACATCCAGCGGGGCTCGGAGGTGGAACTCCTCTGCCGTGCGCTTCTCTTTCTGCTCAG GATACACTTTGGGCGCATCACAAGCAATCAGCTGCTCGTGACAGTGATCGAGAATCTGAAGAAAACCACCATTTCCAAAGTCAGTGAGGTCAGG AATGTGCTGGGCTTCAATATGGCTGGGCTGCAGTTCCTGAGGAGAGAGATTGAGGCCAAGGACGAGGTGACTTTCTTTGCTGATGCGACTGACCGTTttgaggagaagaggaggaagaggaagaaaaaagagaaGCTGGTTCTCGCGATGGTTTAG